One genomic segment of Streptococcus salivarius includes these proteins:
- a CDS encoding ATP cone domain-containing protein has product MQIIKRNGQVAEFDPDKIYQAILKAAQTVYVLDDTWRQNLAQVTKKVVLDLQDAQVERPTINMIQSLVENRLMEAGFINIAEHYISYRLQRDLERNGYGDKVIVHLRFEQTK; this is encoded by the coding sequence ATGCAAATTATTAAACGTAATGGTCAAGTTGCTGAATTTGATCCTGATAAAATTTACCAAGCCATCTTAAAAGCAGCACAGACTGTGTATGTTCTTGATGATACTTGGCGCCAAAACCTTGCTCAAGTTACGAAAAAAGTAGTGCTTGATCTTCAAGATGCTCAGGTGGAACGCCCAACCATTAACATGATTCAGTCATTGGTTGAAAATCGTCTCATGGAAGCAGGCTTTATCAATATTGCCGAGCATTATATTTCATACCGTTTGCAACGAGATTTGGAGCGTAACGGTTATGGTGACAAGGTCATTGTACACCTACGCTTTGAGCAGACTAAATAA
- a CDS encoding ECF transporter S component, which produces MSAKRLTISAFFMALVIILSSSLLSIPVPGGHFYFNGIIIFLVGLIFPPTEAVIIAGVGSFIGDFLFYPLPMWVTLVTHSLQVLAIALIVGGRLGKLSKSRAALGLLIGAIIDLVGYGLGRAFIYGTPAYAIMKIPFDIVAAILGLGVAYYIYFHTGFVKQFKKTWEGK; this is translated from the coding sequence ATGTCAGCAAAACGTTTAACCATTTCTGCATTTTTCATGGCACTTGTCATTATTTTGAGTTCGAGTCTCTTATCTATTCCTGTGCCAGGAGGTCATTTCTATTTTAACGGGATTATAATTTTTTTAGTTGGTTTAATTTTCCCACCCACAGAAGCAGTTATTATTGCTGGAGTAGGTTCCTTTATTGGAGATTTTCTTTTTTACCCTCTTCCTATGTGGGTAACTCTAGTAACACATAGCCTTCAAGTTCTCGCTATTGCACTCATTGTTGGAGGACGCTTAGGAAAATTGAGCAAATCTAGGGCGGCTTTAGGTCTCTTGATTGGGGCCATTATTGACTTAGTCGGTTATGGATTAGGAAGAGCCTTTATCTATGGTACGCCTGCCTATGCTATTATGAAGATTCCTTTTGACATTGTAGCTGCTATTCTTGGTTTAGGAGTGGCCTACTACATTTATTTCCACACAGGTTTTGTTAAACAGTTTAAAAAGACCTGGGAAGGAAAATAG
- the nox gene encoding H2O-forming NADH oxidase: protein MSKIVVVGANHAGTFSINTILDNYGDQNEVVVFDQNSNISFLGCGMALWIGNQISGSDGLFYANKEGLESKGAKVYMNSPVESIDFDGKTVTALVDGKEHVESYDKLILATGSQPILPPIEGAEIKEGSRTFEATLENLQFVKLFQNAQEVIDKLNDKSQDIKRVAVVGAGYIGVELAEAFQRHGKEVILIDVVDTCLAGYYDHDLTELMAKNMESHGIKLAFGETVKAVEGDTKVERIVTDKNAYDVDMVVLAVGFRPNTALGAGKLETFRNGAYLVNKKQETSIKDVYAVGDCATVYDNALEDVNYIALASNAVRSGIVGGHNAGGGDVESNGVQGSNGISIYGLNMVSTGLTEEKAKRFGFNPAVVESTDLQKAAFMEDENEDVTIKIVYDKDTRKVLGAQMVSRMDISMGIHMFSLAIQEGVTIDRLQLLDLFFLPHFNQPLSYIAKAAISAK from the coding sequence ATGTCAAAAATCGTAGTTGTTGGTGCTAACCACGCTGGTACTTTTAGTATTAATACTATTCTCGATAATTACGGAGACCAAAATGAAGTAGTTGTTTTCGACCAAAACTCTAACATTTCATTCTTGGGTTGTGGTATGGCTCTTTGGATCGGTAATCAAATCTCAGGTTCTGATGGTCTTTTCTATGCCAACAAAGAAGGACTTGAAAGCAAGGGTGCTAAAGTTTATATGAACTCACCAGTTGAGTCTATTGACTTTGATGGTAAAACTGTTACAGCCCTTGTAGATGGTAAAGAGCACGTTGAATCATATGACAAATTGATTTTGGCTACTGGGTCTCAACCAATCTTGCCTCCAATCGAAGGTGCTGAAATTAAAGAAGGTAGCCGTACTTTCGAAGCTACACTTGAAAACCTTCAATTCGTTAAACTTTTCCAAAACGCCCAAGAAGTTATCGATAAGTTGAACGACAAATCTCAAGATATCAAACGTGTAGCGGTTGTAGGTGCTGGTTACATTGGTGTTGAATTGGCTGAAGCTTTCCAACGTCATGGTAAAGAAGTTATCCTTATCGACGTTGTTGATACATGTTTGGCTGGTTATTATGACCATGACTTGACTGAACTTATGGCTAAAAATATGGAAAGCCACGGTATTAAATTGGCATTTGGTGAAACTGTTAAGGCAGTTGAAGGTGATACTAAAGTTGAACGTATCGTCACTGATAAAAATGCTTACGATGTCGACATGGTTGTCCTTGCAGTAGGTTTCCGTCCTAACACAGCTCTTGGTGCTGGTAAATTGGAAACATTCCGTAATGGGGCTTACCTTGTTAATAAGAAACAAGAAACATCAATCAAAGATGTTTATGCAGTTGGTGATTGTGCTACCGTTTATGACAATGCCCTTGAAGATGTGAACTACATTGCCTTGGCTTCAAACGCTGTTCGTTCAGGTATTGTCGGTGGTCATAATGCCGGTGGTGGCGATGTTGAATCAAACGGTGTTCAAGGATCAAATGGTATCTCAATCTATGGTTTGAACATGGTATCTACTGGTTTGACAGAAGAAAAAGCAAAACGCTTTGGTTTCAATCCAGCAGTAGTAGAATCAACAGATCTTCAAAAAGCTGCCTTCATGGAAGATGAAAATGAAGACGTTACAATCAAGATCGTTTATGACAAAGATACACGCAAAGTTCTTGGTGCTCAAATGGTATCACGTATGGACATCTCTATGGGAATCCACATGTTCTCATTGGCTATCCAAGAAGGTGTAACGATCGACCGTCTTCAATTGCTTGATTTGTTCTTCTTGCCACACTTTAACCAACCGCTTAGCTATATTGCTAAAGCAGCTATCTCAGCTAAATAA
- a CDS encoding IS30 family transposase, with the protein MSYHHFTIDERESILIYRTQGLNFSQIAKLLHRHPSSISREWKRHLKEGSYSPSHAQESYHRAKSHCGRKRMLEIDHNLSNTIKHLFLDYQWSPEEIEGRLQLEYGKTVISYQTIYRAIYRGHFEDNSLSHGARGVIRKLRHRGKTRHTKGHVENRGKISISHTIHERPEEANNRTRIGDWEADTVAGKTGKACLVTLTDRYSRFLKIKKVAVKKSKLVIEAMVKLLEPLTKYTVTPDRGKEFTYHQKLSDQLNIEVYFPDPHAPWQRGTNENTNGLLREYFPKGSDLTLVDDQTIQLWENKLNNRPRKCLNWKTPYEVFYGESMHLI; encoded by the coding sequence ATGAGCTACCATCATTTTACCATAGACGAGCGTGAAAGTATTCTCATTTACCGTACGCAAGGCCTAAATTTTTCTCAAATTGCTAAGTTACTTCATCGTCATCCGTCTAGTATTAGTCGTGAGTGGAAGCGGCATCTAAAAGAAGGAAGCTATTCTCCAAGTCATGCACAGGAGTCTTACCATAGGGCTAAATCACACTGTGGGCGGAAGCGTATGCTTGAAATAGATCACAATTTAAGCAATACCATCAAACATCTATTTCTCGATTACCAATGGTCTCCTGAAGAAATAGAAGGTCGGTTGCAATTAGAGTACGGAAAAACTGTTATTAGTTATCAAACAATCTATAGAGCCATTTACCGAGGACATTTTGAGGATAACTCATTATCTCATGGTGCTCGTGGTGTCATTCGTAAACTTCGTCATCGTGGGAAAACACGTCATACTAAAGGTCATGTTGAAAATAGAGGGAAAATATCCATTTCTCATACAATTCACGAAAGACCAGAAGAGGCTAATAATCGAACTAGAATAGGAGATTGGGAAGCCGATACTGTTGCAGGTAAAACTGGAAAAGCTTGTTTAGTTACTCTAACAGACCGTTATTCTCGTTTTCTAAAAATCAAAAAGGTAGCTGTTAAGAAAAGCAAGTTGGTAATAGAAGCTATGGTAAAACTGTTAGAACCCTTGACGAAGTATACAGTAACTCCTGATAGAGGGAAAGAATTCACCTATCATCAGAAATTGAGTGATCAATTGAACATTGAAGTCTATTTTCCTGACCCTCATGCTCCATGGCAACGAGGAACCAATGAGAACACGAATGGATTACTTAGAGAATATTTTCCAAAGGGTAGTGATCTAACATTGGTTGATGATCAGACTATTCAGCTATGGGAGAACAAACTTAATAATAGGCCACGAAAATGTCTTAACTGGAAAACACCTTATGAAGTATTCTATGGGGAGAGTATGCACTTAATTTGA
- the pheT gene encoding phenylalanine--tRNA ligase subunit beta — translation MLVSYKWLKELVDVDVTTAELAEKMSTTGIEVEGVETPAEGLSKLVVGHVLSCEDVPDTHLHLCQVDTGDAEGPRQIVCGAPNVTAGIKVIVAIPGARIADNYKIKKGKIRGMESLGMICSLAELGLPDSIIPKEFADGIQILPEDAVPGDSIFPYLDLDDEIIELSITPNRADALSMRGVAHEVAAIYGKSVHFPEKTVTEDSKPASDKISIAIESDKVATYASRVVENVTVQPSPQWLQNLLMNAGIRPINNVVDVTNYVLLYFGQPMHAFDLDKFEDSRIVARDARDGEKLVTLDGEERELTAEDIVITVADKPVALAGVMGGASTEIDNNSKNVVLEAAVFDGKSVRKTSSRLNLRSESSSRFEKGINNDTVLEALDFAAAMLQELANGTVLAGRVQAGTVDTEPVQVSTSLDYVNVRLGTELTFADIEDVFAKLGFGLTGDADKFTVSVPRRRWDISIQADLVEEIARIYGYEKLPTTLPEAAGTAGELTETQALRRKGRTIAEGAGLTEIISYALTTPEKAVEFAVTPTNLTELMWPMTVDRSALRQNMVSGMLDTVAYNVNRKNSNVAIYEIGKVFEQNGNPKEELPNEINTFAFAISGLVAEKDFQTQATPVDFFYAKGIVEALFDKLEVSVDYVPTKDLASMHPGRTAAIVLDGQTIGFLGQVHPQTAKNYGIPETYVAEINLSAVEAALQPAQPFVEITKFPAVSRDIALLLKAEITHQEVLDAIYSAGVKRLVAVKLFDVYAGEKLGAGMKSMAYSLTFQNPNDNLTDEEVAKYMEKITKALTEKVEAEVR, via the coding sequence ATGCTAGTTAGTTATAAATGGTTAAAAGAGTTGGTTGATGTGGATGTTACCACTGCTGAACTCGCTGAAAAAATGTCGACGACAGGTATTGAAGTGGAAGGTGTTGAGACACCTGCTGAGGGCTTGTCAAAATTGGTTGTTGGTCATGTCTTGTCATGTGAAGATGTGCCTGACACACACTTGCACTTGTGTCAAGTAGATACAGGAGATGCTGAAGGTCCACGTCAAATTGTTTGTGGTGCTCCAAATGTCACTGCTGGTATCAAGGTAATTGTTGCCATTCCTGGTGCCCGTATTGCGGATAACTACAAGATCAAAAAAGGTAAGATTCGCGGCATGGAATCTCTCGGTATGATCTGTTCTTTGGCAGAGCTTGGCCTTCCGGATAGCATTATTCCTAAGGAATTTGCGGATGGTATCCAAATTTTGCCAGAAGATGCCGTTCCTGGCGATAGCATTTTCCCATATCTTGACCTTGATGATGAAATCATCGAATTGTCAATCACACCTAACCGTGCGGATGCTCTTTCTATGCGTGGTGTGGCACATGAAGTCGCTGCAATCTATGGAAAATCTGTTCACTTCCCAGAAAAAACGGTTACTGAAGACAGCAAACCAGCTTCTGATAAGATTTCAATAGCCATCGAAAGTGATAAAGTGGCTACTTATGCTAGTCGTGTGGTTGAGAATGTTACTGTTCAACCAAGTCCACAATGGTTGCAAAACCTTCTTATGAATGCTGGTATCCGTCCAATCAACAACGTGGTTGACGTGACAAACTATGTTCTTCTTTATTTTGGACAACCAATGCATGCCTTCGATTTGGATAAATTTGAAGACTCACGTATCGTTGCTCGTGATGCCCGTGATGGGGAAAAATTAGTCACTCTCGATGGTGAAGAACGTGAATTGACTGCTGAAGATATTGTTATTACAGTTGCTGACAAACCAGTTGCCCTCGCAGGTGTTATGGGTGGCGCTTCAACTGAAATTGACAACAATTCTAAAAATGTCGTTCTCGAAGCTGCTGTTTTTGATGGAAAATCAGTTCGTAAGACAAGTAGCCGTCTCAACCTTCGTTCAGAATCATCATCACGTTTTGAAAAAGGTATCAATAACGACACTGTCCTTGAAGCGCTTGATTTTGCTGCAGCAATGTTGCAAGAATTGGCAAATGGAACGGTTCTTGCAGGCCGTGTTCAAGCTGGAACTGTTGATACAGAGCCAGTTCAAGTTTCTACAAGCCTTGACTACGTAAATGTTCGCCTTGGTACAGAATTGACTTTTGCGGATATTGAAGATGTGTTTGCGAAACTTGGTTTTGGATTGACTGGTGATGCTGATAAATTCACTGTATCTGTACCACGTCGTCGTTGGGATATCAGTATCCAAGCAGACTTGGTTGAAGAAATTGCACGTATCTACGGCTATGAAAAATTGCCTACGACACTTCCAGAAGCAGCAGGGACAGCCGGTGAGTTGACTGAAACACAAGCGCTTCGTCGTAAGGGTCGTACCATTGCTGAAGGTGCTGGATTGACTGAAATCATCTCATATGCTTTGACAACACCTGAAAAAGCTGTTGAATTTGCTGTGACACCTACTAACTTGACTGAGTTGATGTGGCCAATGACTGTTGACCGTTCAGCCCTCCGTCAGAACATGGTCTCTGGTATGCTTGATACTGTTGCTTACAATGTTAACCGTAAGAATAGTAACGTTGCTATTTATGAAATCGGTAAGGTCTTTGAACAAAATGGTAATCCAAAAGAGGAATTGCCAAATGAAATCAATACCTTTGCCTTCGCTATTTCTGGTCTTGTAGCTGAAAAAGATTTCCAAACCCAAGCAACGCCTGTTGATTTCTTCTATGCCAAAGGTATCGTTGAAGCTCTCTTTGATAAACTTGAAGTTTCAGTTGACTATGTACCGACAAAAGACCTAGCAAGTATGCACCCAGGTCGTACAGCTGCTATTGTCCTTGATGGTCAAACGATTGGATTCCTTGGTCAAGTTCACCCACAAACTGCTAAAAACTACGGTATTCCAGAAACTTATGTGGCTGAAATTAACCTTAGTGCTGTAGAAGCAGCCTTGCAACCGGCTCAACCATTTGTTGAAATCACAAAATTCCCTGCAGTATCACGTGATATCGCCCTTCTTCTCAAGGCAGAAATTACTCATCAAGAAGTTCTTGATGCTATCTACTCTGCAGGAGTGAAACGCTTGGTTGCCGTTAAACTCTTCGACGTTTACGCAGGTGAAAAACTTGGTGCTGGAATGAAATCAATGGCTTATAGCCTTACCTTCCAAAATCCAAATGACAACCTCACAGATGAAGAAGTTGCTAAATACATGGAAAAAATCACCAAAGCCCTTACTGAGAAAGTCGAAGCAGAGGTTCGTTAA
- a CDS encoding pyridoxamine kinase: MTKVIVANDLVGLGKVALTSSLPIMSACQTEVLPLPTVLLSSHTGEFENIYVRDLTDDLKGFCEQWDHLDFIVDGLVSGYFKSEEALKCVGQLARDKQIALFVDPTMGDNGRLYQGFDRNYVETMKDFCQQADVIIPNLTEAALLTDTPYLEAGSYDEVTIEKLLRELSKLGPRKVILTGISFETDKIGLAYFDKETNRTIYRMQKRYGNHFYGSGDLLTAILSAGYFYNLDLLKVCDLALDVMDRVLSSTLSDGRPLKYGLCYEPHIGYLFSGFNALLEEKNEK; this comes from the coding sequence ATGACCAAAGTAATTGTTGCCAATGACCTGGTTGGTCTAGGTAAGGTTGCTTTAACTAGTAGTCTCCCTATCATGTCAGCCTGTCAAACTGAAGTCCTTCCCCTACCAACAGTTCTTTTATCTTCGCATACAGGGGAGTTTGAAAATATCTATGTACGGGATCTTACGGATGATCTAAAGGGATTTTGTGAGCAGTGGGACCACTTGGATTTTATAGTAGATGGCCTTGTGAGTGGTTATTTTAAGTCAGAAGAAGCATTAAAATGTGTAGGTCAATTGGCTCGTGATAAACAGATAGCTCTATTTGTTGACCCTACTATGGGTGACAATGGTCGACTTTATCAAGGATTTGATAGAAACTATGTAGAAACCATGAAGGATTTCTGTCAACAGGCAGATGTCATCATTCCCAATCTGACAGAAGCTGCTTTGTTGACGGATACTCCATATCTTGAAGCAGGTTCCTATGATGAGGTCACTATTGAAAAGCTTCTGAGAGAATTGAGCAAGCTTGGACCTCGAAAAGTTATTTTGACAGGTATCTCATTTGAGACAGATAAAATTGGGTTGGCTTATTTTGATAAAGAGACTAATCGAACGATTTATCGCATGCAAAAACGTTATGGTAATCATTTTTATGGAAGCGGCGATTTGCTAACGGCAATCTTATCAGCAGGTTACTTTTATAATCTTGATTTACTAAAGGTTTGTGATTTGGCCTTGGATGTTATGGATAGGGTTCTTTCGTCAACACTGTCTGATGGTCGTCCTTTAAAATATGGTCTTTGCTATGAGCCCCATATCGGTTATTTATTCAGTGGTTTTAATGCCCTATTGGAGGAGAAAAATGAAAAGTGA
- a CDS encoding ECF transporter S component — protein sequence MKSDKTRELVILSLYAALIIVSVQFIRIPFGAQFVHLGNALVVIAVLIFGARKGALVATVGLGLFDIFNGYAAEVWITILESLIVCYVLYLVFEKFLKSNDKMANIIIIGVIAAVTKIILNFVKYTIINSVVAALPLNAAMVLALTKIGGTFGTSVVTIIAVPLLYPVFKRILQRN from the coding sequence ATGAAAAGTGATAAAACACGTGAATTAGTTATTCTAAGTTTGTATGCAGCTTTAATTATTGTGAGTGTACAGTTTATTCGTATTCCTTTTGGAGCTCAATTTGTCCATCTGGGAAATGCCCTAGTTGTGATTGCTGTTTTGATTTTCGGTGCCAGAAAAGGTGCGCTAGTCGCAACAGTAGGGTTAGGGCTATTTGATATTTTCAATGGCTATGCTGCTGAGGTCTGGATTACTATTTTAGAATCCTTGATTGTTTGTTATGTTCTCTATCTTGTTTTTGAAAAGTTTTTAAAATCAAATGACAAAATGGCTAACATCATAATCATTGGAGTCATAGCGGCAGTGACCAAAATTATTTTGAATTTTGTTAAGTATACGATTATTAATAGTGTTGTTGCGGCTTTACCACTCAATGCAGCTATGGTATTGGCACTTACTAAAATTGGTGGAACCTTTGGGACATCAGTAGTGACTATCATTGCGGTGCCTCTCCTCTATCCTGTCTTCAAACGTATTTTACAAAGAAACTAA
- a CDS encoding PLP-dependent aminotransferase family protein, which yields MSIYHDIVETIIKDIQNGTLKKGSRLPSIRQLSQTYACSKDTAQRALLELKYQNYIYAVPKSGYYVLEGRNEVDNKVLLNLNDYNQLAYENFKLCLDESLAGHQDYLFNYYHEQAGLKDLLEALKSRLIADDIYVNSDQIVITSGSQQALYILSQMDFGNGGYKILLEQPTYHRMNQLVNRQNLAYETINRGFDGLDFDCLEEYFKSGQIKFFYTISRYSNPLGLSYSASEKEKLAQLANQYNVYIVEDDYMGDFSDSKNLPIHYYDTQNQTIYIKSFSMALFPGLRLGSLVLPPNLKPTFLSHKGLIDYDTNLIMQKALSVYLENGMFQKNIKKLGDLFQQNMAKSQAIIEKSKVIIPYQISPRHVTWQLPKEFSLEKFKAHKQIRFLESSFIRPTSETYLQIGHGQELESFIKLLKKTK from the coding sequence ATGAGTATTTATCACGATATTGTCGAGACCATCATCAAAGATATCCAAAATGGTACTTTGAAAAAAGGGAGTAGGCTCCCCTCTATTCGTCAACTAAGCCAGACTTATGCCTGTAGTAAGGACACAGCCCAGAGAGCACTCTTGGAACTCAAGTATCAAAACTATATTTACGCCGTACCCAAAAGTGGCTATTACGTCCTAGAAGGTCGCAATGAAGTTGATAATAAGGTGCTTCTTAACCTTAACGATTACAATCAATTGGCCTACGAGAATTTTAAACTTTGTTTGGATGAAAGTTTGGCGGGTCACCAGGACTACCTCTTCAACTATTATCATGAACAAGCCGGACTCAAAGATTTGCTTGAAGCCTTAAAGAGTCGATTAATTGCTGACGATATTTATGTCAATTCGGATCAGATTGTCATAACCTCAGGAAGCCAACAGGCCCTTTACATTCTTTCACAGATGGATTTTGGTAATGGGGGCTACAAAATTCTCTTAGAACAACCTACCTATCATCGCATGAACCAGCTCGTTAACCGTCAGAATCTAGCTTACGAGACGATTAACCGTGGTTTTGATGGTTTAGATTTTGACTGCTTGGAAGAGTACTTTAAATCTGGACAGATTAAGTTCTTCTATACCATCAGTCGTTACTCCAATCCTCTTGGATTAAGCTATTCTGCCAGTGAAAAAGAAAAGCTAGCCCAACTTGCCAATCAGTATAACGTTTATATCGTCGAGGATGACTATATGGGAGACTTTAGCGATAGTAAAAATCTCCCGATTCACTACTATGACACCCAAAATCAGACCATCTACATCAAATCCTTTTCCATGGCTCTTTTTCCAGGTTTACGTCTAGGTAGCCTTGTCTTACCTCCTAATCTTAAGCCTACCTTTTTGAGCCACAAGGGACTTATTGACTATGATACCAATCTCATCATGCAAAAAGCACTTTCCGTTTATCTCGAAAATGGCATGTTCCAAAAAAACATTAAGAAACTTGGTGACCTCTTTCAACAAAACATGGCTAAAAGTCAAGCAATCATTGAGAAATCTAAGGTTATCATACCTTATCAGATTTCTCCTAGGCATGTGACCTGGCAACTTCCTAAAGAGTTTTCACTTGAAAAATTCAAAGCCCACAAGCAGATTCGCTTTTTAGAATCCTCCTTTATTAGACCAACTTCTGAAACTTATCTGCAGATAGGTCATGGACAGGAACTGGAATCCTTTATAAAACTTCTAAAAAAAACAAAGTGA
- a CDS encoding ABC-F family ATP-binding cassette domain-containing protein, translating into MSILEVKNLSHGFGDRAIFENVSFRLLKGEHIGLVGANGEGKSTFMSIVTGKLQPDEGKVEWSKYVTAGYLDQHAVLEKGMTVRDVLRTAFDELFKTEERINEIYMSMADEGADVDALMEEVGELQDRLETRDFYTLDAKIDEVARALGVMDFGMDTDVTDLSGGQRTKILLAKLLLEKPDILLLDEPTNYLDAEHIAWLKRYLQEYENAFVLISHDIPFLNDVINIVYHVENQDLVRYAGDYDNFQSVYAMKKAQLEAAYERQQKEIADLQDFVNRNKARVATRNMAMSRQKKLDKMEIIELQAEKPKPEFHFKESRTPGRFIFQTKDLVIGYDRPLTKAPLNLTFERNQKVAIVGANGIGKTTLLKSLLGIIQPLEGEVETGDFIDLGYFEQEAEGSRQTPLEAVWDAFPALNQAEVRAALAKCGLTSKHIESQIQVLSGGEQAKVRFCLLMNRENNVLVLDEPTNHLDVDAKDELKRALQAFKGSILMVCHEPEFYEGWTDVWDFNELV; encoded by the coding sequence ATGTCTATTTTAGAAGTCAAAAATCTTAGTCACGGATTTGGTGACCGTGCTATTTTTGAAAATGTCTCATTCCGTTTGCTCAAAGGTGAGCATATCGGTCTTGTCGGTGCTAACGGTGAAGGAAAGTCAACCTTCATGTCTATCGTTACTGGAAAATTGCAGCCAGATGAAGGTAAGGTAGAGTGGTCTAAGTACGTTACAGCGGGTTACTTGGATCAGCATGCTGTTCTTGAAAAGGGAATGACCGTTCGTGATGTCCTTCGTACGGCTTTTGATGAACTCTTTAAGACTGAAGAACGTATCAATGAGATTTACATGTCTATGGCTGACGAAGGAGCTGACGTTGATGCTCTGATGGAAGAAGTGGGTGAGCTTCAGGATCGCTTGGAAACGCGTGATTTCTATACACTAGATGCTAAGATTGATGAGGTTGCCCGTGCACTAGGTGTCATGGATTTTGGCATGGATACAGATGTAACGGACCTTTCAGGTGGTCAACGTACCAAGATTCTCTTGGCTAAGTTATTGCTTGAAAAACCAGATATCTTACTTCTCGATGAGCCAACCAACTATTTGGATGCTGAACACATTGCTTGGCTTAAACGCTATCTTCAAGAGTATGAAAATGCCTTTGTCCTCATTTCTCACGATATTCCATTCCTAAACGATGTGATTAACATTGTCTATCATGTTGAAAATCAAGACTTGGTTCGCTATGCAGGTGATTATGACAATTTCCAATCTGTCTATGCTATGAAGAAAGCTCAATTAGAAGCTGCCTATGAACGTCAGCAAAAGGAAATTGCAGACCTTCAAGATTTTGTTAACCGTAACAAGGCACGTGTTGCTACTCGAAATATGGCCATGTCTCGTCAGAAGAAATTGGATAAGATGGAAATTATCGAATTGCAGGCTGAGAAGCCAAAACCTGAATTTCATTTCAAGGAAAGTCGTACGCCTGGACGCTTTATTTTCCAAACCAAAGACCTCGTTATTGGTTACGACCGCCCTTTGACCAAGGCTCCTTTGAATCTTACCTTCGAACGTAATCAAAAAGTAGCTATCGTGGGTGCCAATGGTATCGGTAAGACTACTTTGCTTAAGAGCTTGCTTGGTATTATTCAACCACTCGAAGGAGAAGTTGAGACAGGTGATTTTATTGATCTAGGTTACTTCGAGCAAGAAGCAGAAGGGTCACGTCAGACGCCTCTTGAAGCGGTTTGGGATGCCTTCCCAGCCTTAAATCAAGCTGAGGTCCGTGCGGCTCTAGCCAAATGCGGATTAACCTCTAAGCATATTGAAAGCCAAATTCAAGTGCTTTCTGGTGGGGAACAGGCTAAAGTTCGCTTCTGTCTCCTTATGAATCGTGAAAATAATGTTCTTGTTCTGGATGAACCTACCAACCACTTGGATGTTGACGCCAAGGATGAATTGAAGCGTGCCCTTCAGGCCTTCAAGGGCAGTATCCTTATGGTATGTCACGAACCAGAATTTTATGAAGGTTGGACAGACGTTTGGGATTTTAATGAGTTAGTATAG
- a CDS encoding DUF5067 domain-containing protein: protein MTFKKILGLLALAFLTIIGLSACTPEKEPTWTYDKNKMLFTGQDASVQVLSATKIESPEGQKAVRVHYKLSNSSKETMNAYTLLMKVVLDVKQEKEEVKVATLVFSKDDDRDKIANKTKIAPKEVKEIVVDYAVADFDHDLSIDFSDYGTEANATAKLSLQNLEKAPVKYFDKKAQ, encoded by the coding sequence ATGACTTTTAAGAAAATCTTAGGACTTCTGGCTCTTGCATTCTTAACCATTATTGGTTTGTCAGCTTGCACACCAGAGAAAGAGCCTACTTGGACCTACGATAAAAACAAAATGCTATTTACAGGACAAGATGCTAGTGTACAAGTTCTTTCTGCAACTAAAATTGAATCACCAGAAGGTCAAAAAGCTGTCCGTGTTCACTATAAACTTAGCAACTCAAGTAAAGAAACAATGAATGCCTACACTCTTTTGATGAAGGTGGTCCTTGATGTGAAACAAGAAAAGGAAGAAGTTAAGGTTGCTACATTGGTCTTTTCTAAAGATGATGACCGAGATAAGATTGCAAATAAGACCAAGATTGCTCCTAAGGAAGTTAAAGAAATCGTTGTTGACTATGCCGTTGCTGATTTTGATCATGATCTAAGCATTGATTTCTCTGATTACGGTACTGAGGCAAACGCGACTGCCAAGCTTTCACTACAAAATCTTGAAAAGGCACCTGTCAAATACTTTGATAAAAAAGCTCAATAA